The following are encoded in a window of Aromatoleum petrolei genomic DNA:
- a CDS encoding OmpA family protein, translating into MILKLNFALAAGLLYAAAGMSAPPPQNSASDGLVHVTGTVPDESARVAIISRLRELYGAEKVVDRLDSGGVVAPPGWSGHVVKTLGNGIRDVRQGQLEVNGTQVTITGNVANETRRQQVASEIATVLNPTYTVNNGLRVPAGAQALLDQTLADRVVEFESGSAILTPTGVAILDEMAAAIARLDRPRVDIIGHTDSTGNRATNIALSLARADTVKDYLTAKGIPAAGLSARGAGPDRPVTPNDTPEGRARNRRIEFRLAE; encoded by the coding sequence ATGATCTTGAAGCTCAATTTCGCACTCGCGGCGGGGCTGCTCTATGCCGCGGCCGGCATGAGCGCACCGCCACCGCAAAACTCCGCGTCGGACGGTCTGGTGCACGTCACCGGCACGGTACCGGACGAAAGCGCCCGAGTGGCCATCATTTCCCGCCTGCGCGAACTCTATGGCGCGGAGAAGGTTGTCGACCGTCTGGACTCGGGGGGCGTCGTCGCCCCACCGGGCTGGAGCGGCCACGTTGTCAAGACCCTTGGCAACGGCATCCGCGACGTCCGCCAGGGCCAACTGGAGGTCAACGGCACCCAGGTCACGATCACCGGCAACGTTGCCAACGAAACCCGGCGGCAACAGGTCGCCAGCGAGATTGCGACAGTGCTCAATCCGACCTACACGGTCAATAATGGTCTGCGCGTGCCGGCCGGGGCGCAGGCACTGCTCGATCAGACGCTTGCAGATCGCGTGGTCGAGTTCGAGAGCGGATCCGCGATCCTGACGCCAACGGGTGTTGCCATCCTCGACGAAATGGCGGCAGCCATTGCCAGGCTCGACCGCCCCCGCGTGGACATCATCGGACATACGGACTCCACCGGGAATCGGGCAACGAACATCGCATTGAGTCTCGCCCGGGCTGACACGGTGAAGGACTACCTTACGGCCAAGGGCATTCCCGCGGCAGGACTGAGCGCGCGGGGCGCCGGCCCCGACCGTCCCGTGACTCCCAACGACACGCCGGAGGGTCGCGCGCGCAATCGCCGGATCGAATTCCGGCTCGCCGAGTGA